Proteins from a single region of Coregonus clupeaformis isolate EN_2021a chromosome 19, ASM2061545v1, whole genome shotgun sequence:
- the zgc:172145 gene encoding ferritin light chain, oocyte isoform-like codes for MAEPSGKRLKTNLPNCKTHRAFLGSRVKQNLPAVVEESLCGVSTLLMEVAYRLDALAKIFEQDDIALPRVAAFFHEHSVNEQAQAEAMLDYLSDRGGQYCSKDIQRPGCEEVCAVIPALELILGQWKEEMAVMVELSQLSKEHSDPHSASVVKSRFLGPLVPRVKLLGDLLTNARRVGCTSDRSGGFGEYLIDQLQEELTNVSSG; via the exons ATGGCTGAACCAAGCGGCAAACGATTGAAGACCAACCTGCCTAACTGTAAAACTCACCGAGCATTTCTCGGGAGCAGGGTGAAACAGAATCTCCCAGCGGTCGTTGAGGAGAGTTTGTGCGGAGTATCGACATTGCTTATGGAGGTCGCTTACAGACTTGATGCACTG GCCAAGATATTTGAGCAGGATGACATTGCCTTGCCAAGAGTGGCAGCGTTCTTCCATGAGCACTCTGTGAATGAGCAGGCACAGGCTGAGGCCATGCTGGACTACCTGTCAGACAGAGGGGGACAGTACTGCAGTAAAGACATCCAG AGGCCAGGCTGTGAGGAGGTGTGTGCAGTTATCCCAGCCCTGGAGCTGATTCTAGGCCAGTGGAAGGAGGAGATGGCCGTGATGGTGGAGCTCAGCCAGTTGTCCAAGGAGCACAGTGACCCGCACTCCGCCAGTGTTGTGAAGAGCCGCTTTCTGGGGCCGCTGGTGCCCCGCGTCAAACTGCTGGGAGACCTCCTGACCAACGCACGTAGGGTGGGCTGCACCAGTGACCGCTCGGGGGGCTTCGGGGAGTACCTCATCGACCAGCTGCAGGAGGAGTTGACCAACGTCTCCAGTGGATAA